The Chryseobacterium glaciei DNA window GTTTGCTTTTTGGAGGAAGAATATTCAGTAATTCTGCATGTATTTTTTCTGCAGCGCGATCCAGTCTTTCCTGTACGATGGTGGCATCGTTTGATTTGTAAACAATACCAACGTGGTAATCTATAGGTAAGAATTTTACAACTTCTTCACACTCGAATTCATTATAATCAGGCTCTCTATCTTTAATTAATGCAATAATTAATCCTGAATAATATCCTGTAGGTTTTGAAACCTCATATTTTTTACCTTTCAGAAGAGCATCTTCAATTTTCGCCCATTCTCTCCAGATATTGATATTGCTTGAAGCTTCGACCAAATCAGGAATATGTGCGCCTCCAACTCTTGATGAAGTCTCAAGGAAATAGTATTTTCCATCATCTTTACTTCGGATAAATTCTGTGTGAGTGGCACCATAAATTAACCCAAAACTGGACAAAACTTTTGCATTAACATCATCCAAAGCTTTAAATTCATCAGAATATCTTCCTAACGTTTTTGTTCTGAAAACCCCTCCTTCGTGAGAAACCTCCATCGGCGGAGCAAGATATTTTGAAGCAGAAGTGAAAACGATGTCTTTATTAAAAGTTAAACTGTCAACATGATAAACATCTCCGGGTTTGAAACTTTCTAATAAAAATAAGTGACGCTCTTCTCCAAGTTCGTTTAAAGCTTCCCAAAGTTGTTCTCTATTTGTTATTTTTTTAATTCCTGATGCGGAAGCTTCCGAACGGGGTTTCAAAACCCACGGCCCCGGAACTTTGTCAACGAAACGATTAACCTCATCGTTATTAAAAACTGACGTAAACTCTGGCACATTGATTCCTGAATCTTTCGCCTTTTGTCTCATCGCCAATTTATCTCTGAAATAGCGATGTGTGGTCTGTCCCATTCCCGGAATACGGAACGTTTCCCTAATAAGTGCAGCCTTTTCAACATCATAATCGTCCAAAGCGATCACGGCGTCTACTTTTCTGGTCTGCATTAAGTGTGAAAATCCCTGAACAAGATGATCAAGATTCCAGACAGACGGCTTCAGTTCGGGCATATAAAATACCTCGTCAATGGCTTCCCACGGCCAGTTTTTTTCCTTAAGATTTTCGGATGTCACTAAGATTATTTTATTACCGAGCTTTTTCATTTCTTCCATGAAATCATAGCCCTTGTAATAGCACGAAATACATACTATTGTTTTCTCCTCCATATAATGTTTTTTTAATTTTGATGAATATTCAAAAAAGAAAGCGATTTTTTATTGATTAATTAATGCTAAAAACCGTCTATCAGTATGTATTTGAAAATTCTTATATCAATTATACAGAGAATTTTTGTAATAAACTAATTTTTAGTGATAATTTTCGATTAAATCGGCCAATAATTGCACTCCAAAGCCTGTTGCAGCTTTTTCTTTGGCATATCCAACGTTTCCAAAGGCAACTCCGGCAATATCTAAATGTGCCCATTTTGGATGGTTTTCGATGAACTGTTCCAGGAATTTAGCAGCAATAATACAATCTCCTATTGGCTTCATAGAAATGTTCTTCATATCTGCTACATCAGACTGTATATCGTCTTTCCAAATGTCCCATAAAGGCAGATTCCATAGTCTTTGATTGGTTTTATCGCCTGTTTTTATCAAAAGATTTTTTAATTCTTCATTATTTGAAAACATGGCTCCACAAGTATCACCGAACATTCTTACGGAACTTCCCGTTAATGTTGCAAGGTCGATCATAAGATCGGTTTTGTAGTTTTTGGCCATGTAAGAAAGCCCGTCTGCAAGGATCATTCTTCCTTCTGCATCGGTGTTCAGAACTTCAATTGTTTTTCCGTTATAAGCTGTAATTACATCACTTGGTAAAAATGCGTTTTCAGAAATTGCGTTATCTGTGATCGGTAAAATTGCTACGATATTTACAGGAAGTTCCATTTCTGCGGCATAAATTAGAGTTCCTAAAACCGCCGTTGCGCCGCCCATATCAGACTTCATATAATGCATATTGTCGGGGTTTTTCAGGGAAATTCCTCCTGTGTCAAACAATACACATTTTCCTACCAAACCAATTGTTTTAGCATTTTTTGCTGTCGTTTTATATTCTAAAATTGTAAAAGCAGCATCATAAGCACTCCCTTGATTCACAGAAAGGTAAGCTCCTAAACCAAGTTCCTCACATTTTTTTCTATTGAAAACTGTGTATTTTAACTCATGTTTTTTAGCTAAATTTTTAAGATATAAATTAAAAATATCAGGATTTTTTAGATTGGCCGGCTTGTTCAGCCAATCCTGACAGGCAACTTGTCCGTTACACAAAGCCTCAGCTTTTGCACTGATTGAATCTAATTTTTTCTGACTTGCATTTTCAAAATGAATTTCAAATTTTGTATTCCAGAAAGGATGGCTTTTTTCAAAAGGGTAGTTGTAAGTTCCTATTAACAGACCTTTTGCGAATTCTTCAAATTGTTTTTCATTAAGAAAATCCGCCAAAACCAACGTGGGAACTGCTTGTAAATTCTTTTTTTGAGTTTGAGAAAATTTATTGGCAACCTGCTGAATTTCGAAATTCTGAAGACTCGATTTTCCAAGGCCGATAAAGTAAGTAATGCCTTCTTCGTGGGCATTTACAAAGATTTCGTTCTTCTTTCCTGTGAAAAAAGCTGAAATATTTTTGTTGAAATTTTTTCCAATTTTTGTCCATTCTTCTTCTGTGAATAATTGGAAAACCTGAGTATATGTTCTGTTTTTTTTATTAATTAGTTTCATAAATGTTAATTTTTAATGCTTTTTTGTTGAGGTTTCACTTCTACAGGATTTTCCCTATTGTCGTAGAACAGCCATTCGATAGCTCTTGGGAATTCCTGTGACCAGTAAAATTCGTTGTGCGTTCCTTCGGGATTAATGTTCGTTCTGAATTCAAAATCAAACAGATTTTTTTTCTCCCATCTTTTTAAATATTCTTCAAAAACATAGATTCTTTTCACCATTTTTGAACCTTCCTGAGCGCCACCATACAAATAAATTTTTGTTTTAAAAGGTGTCCTAAAGTTCATCATCGGGAAATTATTATTAGGTTCAACCCAAAGTGATGGAGAGAAAATTAATAATTTAGAGTAGACTTCTGGATAGAGAAAACCACTATAAATACTGATTAAAGCACCAAGTGAACTTCCTCCGATTCCGGTATTGTCTCTGTCTTTTTTGGTACGGTAATTTTCGTCAACGTAAGGTTTTAAAGTATCAGCGATAAAACGGATGTATTTTTTACCCTCAGAACCGTTGGCTACATTATCATTATCGAAAATATACTCTTTAATTCTTTCCTCGCTTCCGTGTTCTATGGCGATCACGATCATATCTCCACGGCCATATTCTGCAAGAATTGAGAGCTTTTTATCAATTTCCCAGTTTCCATATCCGCTTCCTTCATTGAATAGATTTTGGGCATCCTGAAGATATAAAACAGGGTAGCTTTTCTTAGAAGTATAATAATCATAAGGCAGTAAAGCCCAAACCTTACGATAACGCTCAAGTTGCGGAATGTAAAATTTTTCCGAAATAATTTCCACAATTGGAAAAAACTCTTTTTTGAATGGCCCCCAATTCAGTCTCCATTTTTCAATAATATCGGATGTTTTTCCTACTGACTTATTAATTTTCCGGTTGGGAGTAATGCTTCCGTATTTGTCGAGTTCTACGTTTTCCCATCCGCCTTTTGTGAATTTGTATTCAACAACGGAAGGCAGAATCTGATCATCAATTTCAATGGAATACCTGTGCGGATCTTGTTGTGTAAGTTGGTAGCTATAATCTTTAGGATTCCATTTATTGAAATTTCCTGTGATGTAAATAGGTCTATCGTCACTCTCTTCGGTATAAAGTTCAAACTTCATCATGTGTGTAATAAATATTAACCGATAAATTTATAAAAAATCTTTTTATTGCAATCTTTTAAATTAATAAATAATACGATTTAAAAATTTATATATTTGGTACACAAGGGTGTGAAAAAGATTAACATAATAATTATTTCAACAATAATTAACGGTGTTTGTTGATATTTTTCGTAGTTTCAAGAAATATATAAAAATTAATCAAAGTATTGATGAATTCTGTTAAAACGTATACGCTTTTCACTGAACATGATGTTTATCTCTTTAAAGAAGGTAAGCATTATAAGCTATACGATAAGTTTGGTGCACATTCTGTAGAGAAAGACGGGATTCAAGGGGTTTATTTTTCGGTTTGGGCTCCAAATGCGAAAAAAGTTTCAGTGATAGGTAACTTTAATAATTGGAACGACAAAGATCATATTTTGTTTCCAAGATGGGACGAATCAGGAATTTGGGAAGGTTTTATTGCCGGATTAACCTGGGGAACACTATATAAATACGCTATTGAAACTCCCCGCGGAGAAATTTTAGAAAAAAGTGATCCCTATGCTTTGAGCTGGGAACAAAATATTCAGGCTGCATCATTAGTTTCCACGACTTGGTATGAATGGAAGGATAAAGAATGGCTCAAAAATCGTTGGAAAAAAAATAGTTTAAATGCTCCGATCTCCGTGTACGAGATGCATTTGGCTTCTTGGCTAAGAGAAGGTGATGATCCTAAAAGATTTTTAAACTACAGGGAAATTGCCAAAAAGCTAGTTCCTTACATCAAAGAAATGGGTTTTACGCATGTAGAATTCATGCCTGTGATGGAATATCCTTACGATCCGAGTTGGGGCTACCAAATTACTGGATTTTATGCGGCTACCTCACGTTTTGGATCTCCGCAGGATCTCATGTTTTTAATTAATGAATTACATAATAATGATATTGGTGTTATTTTAGACTGGGTTCCGTCTCATTTTCCGGGTGATGCCAATGGTTTATACCGATTTGACGGTTCTTATTTATATGAACATGAAGATCCGAGAAAAGGTTTTCATCCTGATTGGAAATCCTATATTTTCAATTATGGAAGAAATGAAGTTAAATCTTTTTTAATTTCAAATGCCATGTTCTGGCTGGAACGTTATCATGCTGATGGATTGCGTGTGGATGCGGTAACTTCGATGCTTCATCTCGATTATTCCAGAAATGAAGGCGAATGGGAACCTAATATTTATGGCGAAAATGTAAACCTAGAAGCGAAAGCTTTTCTGCAGGAATTCAACACTGCTGTTTATAAAGAATTTGGCGATAATATTATCACCATTGCAGAAGAAAGTTCGGATTTTCCGATGCTTACAAAGCCTGTTCATGACGGCGGAGTTGGTTTTGGAATGAAATGGATGATGGGTTGGATGCACGATACATTGGATTATTTTAAAGTAGAGCATGCTGACCGAAAATTCAGTCATCATAAACTGACTTTTGCTTCAATGTACATGTACAACGAAAATTATATGATGCCTTTGTCTCACGATGAAGTAGTACACGGAAAAGCGAGTTTGATCTATAAAATGGTAGGCGACGAATGGCAAAAATTTGCAAATCTTCGCGTGCTGTACGTATATATGTTTACGCATCCCGGAGCGAAGCTTTTATTTATGGGTGATGAATTCGGGCAGACCAGCGAATGGAATTTCACCCAAAGTTTAGATTGGCATTTATTAGAACACCCTATTCATAAAGGTTTGCAGACTTTAGTTAAAGATTTAAATCATATATACAGATACGAAACTGCTTTTTACGAAAATCAGTTTGATAAAAGTGGTTTTGAATGGGTAGAAGCCGATGATCTTGAAAATTCGGTTATTACGTATTTAAGGAAAGGAAAAAAGAAGGATGACGTTTTTATGGTTGTTTTAAATCTTACTCCTAAAGTTTTAGATTATAAAATAGGCATCAATGCAGGAACACATTGGGAGGTTGTTTTCAATTCAGATGATGAAAGATATAATGGAAGTGGTGTAAAACCAGAAATCATTAAAGAACAGTCTGAACCATGGATGAACCGTCCTAATTCAATAATTTTAAAACTTCCTCCTCTTGCAGGAGTTGTTTTAAAAATGAAAAAAGATAAAAAGTATAAATTACACAGAATTAAATTACACAAACGATAAAAAGGTAAAAATGATTATTTATCATCTTAGTACGGAATGTTATCCGGTGGCAAAAGTAGGAGGTTTGGCAGATGTTGTAGGAGCATTGCCGAAATATCAAAACAAAATAAACGATGTAGACGCTAAGGTAGTTATGCCTTGGTACAACAAAGCTTTTGTTTATGATCATGAGTTTGACATAGTTTTTGATGGCTTCATTCATCAGGGACCAGATATGCTTCAGGTTCAGGTGTTCAAAGAGAAAACCGATGTTTTGGGATTCGAATTATACATGGTGAGAATTCCTGGACTTTTAGACAGAGATAATCCTTATGGTTATCAGGACGAAAGTTATCAGTTTTTGGCTTTTCAGCACGGTGTTTTGCATTGGTTGAGCGCGATGAAGATTCGTCCCGATGTCTTGCATTGTCATGATTATCATACAGGTTTGGTTCCTTTTATGATCGAACATTGTCCGGATTTTGAATTTTTAAAAGGCGTAAAAACCATCGGAACTATTCATAACGGCGAATATCAGGGAATGATGAGTTGGAATATGGCTAATTATATGCCTGCTTTCGACAGCTATAAATGGGGATTAATGGATTGGAATGGCTACATGAATCCGTTAGCGAGTATGATTAAATGTTCAAGCGCTTTTACAACTGTTTCGGCAGGGTATTTGGAAGAACTTTTCGTCAGTTTCAGAGGTCTTGAGAGTCTTGTTCGTGAAGAATTCGGAAAAGCATACGGAATTATCAACGGGATTGATACAGAAGTCTGGGATCCGGAAACCGATCCGATGTTGGATTTTAATTTTAATGTTAAAAATGCCATCCAGCAGAAAAAGAAAAATAAAGAGAAGCTTTGTAAAGAATATGGTTTGAAACCTGAACTTCCTTTGTTTGCTTTTATCGGAAGATTCGCAACAGAAAAAGGTGCTGACTTGCTTCCTGACGTGGTCTGGAAAAGTATTAAACAAAGTTATGGTGCTTTAAATATCATGGTTTTAGGCTCAGGAAACTCATATATTGAAAATAAACTGAAAGAATACGACTATACTTATTCCAATTTTGCGTTGGATCTTGGGTATAAAGAACATCTTTCGCATCAAATATATGCTTCGGCAGACTTTTTATTGATGCCATCAAGAGTGGAACCATGCGGATTGAATCAAATGTATTCCATGAGATACGGAACAATTCCTGTCGTAAGGTATATTGGAGGGTTAAAAGATACAGTTGAAGACATCTCAACAGGCGGAGCGGGAATCAATTTTGCCTACCCCGGGGTTGATGATATTGTCCACGCGATGAATAGAGGGTTAAGTATTTACAATGAAAAAGACGTTATGGAGAATCTTATTCACGCAAATATGAATTTTGACTTTGCATGGGAGAAATCTGCAGAAAAATACATAGCTTTATATACTAACTAAAGTATGTTGAGAGCTTTTTTTCTTGTAATAATATTTACCTCGATTATTTCCTGTAAAAAGGAACAAGAAAATTATCATGGAGGATATTATTGGATTTATGGATATGGTCTTTCAGATATAAGAATTCATGAAGCGATAGAAGGAATTTCCGAAAAATGGAAAATAAAAATTGTTGATGTTGCTGGCTGTATGATTGATTCTAAACTACAGAAAAAAGTAGATGAGACAAATAAAAAGACCTATGCAGCAATAGAAGAAAGATATGGCAAAGGCTGGAAGATAAAATACGATAAAGATATAGAAGGCTTTGCTTCTAAGAAAATTGATGTGATGGATGTTTTGATCACAAATAAACTTTTCAGAAATGAACTCAAAAAACATTATATAGAAATTGATGATGTAGATAAAGTTGTAAAAGAGCAGAACGATAATTTATATGATGTGGTGGTTTACAATGATAAGTTGAAATCAGAGAATAAAGAATGCTTTAGAGTAAGTGTAAATACGAAAAATAGAATTGTACAATTAAAATAAAAAACGCAATATAATTTATGAATCACAATGTTATTTCCATTGTTTTGGGAGGCGGAAGAGGCACGAGACTTTTTCCATTAACGTACACAAGATCAAAACCAGCTGTACCTATCGCAGGAAAGTACAGATTGGTTGATATTCCTATTTCTAATTGTTTAAATTCAGGATTGAATAAAATCTTGGTTCTTACACAGTTTAATTCAGCTTCATTGAATTCGCATATCAAAAATTCTTACCATTTTGATATTTTCAGCAAAGGTTTTGTTGATATTTTGGCAGCCGAGCAGAATGTGGAAAATGAGAGTTGGTATCAGGGAACGGCAGATGCGGTGCGTCAGTCGATGAAGCACCTTGAAAAATATGATTATGAATATATTCTGATTCTTTCAGGAGATCAATTGTATCAGATGGATTTTAAAGAAATGCTTGACTTCCATATTGAAAAAGGAGGGGACGTAACTATTGCCACAATCCCTGTAAATGCTAAGGATGCCACAGGTTTCGGAATTTTAAGTTCTGATGACGAAGGAAATATTACTTCTTTTGTTGAAAAGCCGGATTATGACATTTTAGACAGTTTAAAATCTGAAGTTTCTGAAAAGAATAAAGGCGCAGGAAAAGAATATTTAGCTTCAATGGGAATCTATATATTCACGAAAACAATTCTTAAAAAAATGTTTGAAGACGGAGCTGGAGATGATTTTGGAAAAGACATCATCCCGAATTCCATTGGAAAATACACGACATTAAGTTATCAGTTTGAAGGATATTGGACGGATATCGGAACAATCGAATCTTTCTACGAAGCTAATATTGATTTGTGCCAGGATTTTCCTCAATTTAACCTATTCTCATCTTCACCAATTTATACAAGAGCGAGAATGCTTCCACCATCTAAAATCAACGGTTCTTATGTAAGTAAAGCTGTTTTTGGAGACGGATGCATTATTATGGCAGATAAAATTGAAAATTCAGTTATTGGAAACAGAACGAGGATTGATAAAGGAAGTACGATCGTAAATTCCTACGTCATGGGAGCCGATTTTTATCAAAGCACAACAGAAATTGTTATCAATGATAGGAAAGGCCGCCCCAACATGGGAATCGGAAAATACTGCTACATCGAAAAAGCAATTCTAGATAAAAACTGCTACATCGGAGATAATGTAAGAATTATCGGCGGAAAACACTTACCAGACGGTGATTTTGGAACACATTCAGTACAGGACGGTATTGTAGTGGTGAAAAAAGGAGCTATCGTTCCTCCGGGAACTCATATTGGGTAAGTTGAGTCTGAGAGTTATATAATTGTAGAGTTTGAGAATACATCGGTGATTCAGAACGAAGCAAAGCGGAGTGAAGAATCTATTTTCAAAGGATTTATATTCGCAAAAAATAAAAACGCATCTTTTAGGAGTTGCGTTTTTTTATATTCTTGAAAAATATTGTAAGGGTGTTTCCGAAAGTCTGATGCTAGGTGTGGAAAACTTTCCGGAAGGAAAGAAAACTTATTAAAATCAAAATGACCAACATATTGGTCACTTTTTTTATTTGTCTTACTTTTGTGCGATGCGTTTTTTTAAAATCATAGCGATAGTTGCGATACTGTTGGGAGGAGCTTATGCTGCTTCCATGTATTATTTTGTGGATGAAAGCAAAAGCTTTAAAATAGAGAAAGAGGTAGACTATCCGGTGGAGAAGGTCTTTTCTCAGTTCAATAATCTGCAGAATTTCACGCGTTGGAACAATTTCTTCAAAAGTTCTAAGTCTATCGATATCGATTATTACACACCTTACGAAGGACAGGGCAGTAGTATAAGCTATGTAGATCCGAAAAACGATACAGACGGTGAAATGTTCATCAGATATGAAAATCCAAACAAAACGTTGAGATATCAGCTTTTTGAGGATAGAAATGAGAACCCAACGTTGGTTGATGTTAAGTTTAAAGCCGTTTCTGCTGAAAAAACAAAGATTATCTGGAATGTTCATACCCCAAAATTATCCGTTTGGAAAAGAGTAGAAAATTTCTGGACAGAAGACCGATTTGCTGAAAATATCAACAATAGCATGACAACTCTGAAAAATGTTTTAGGGAATAAAGTGGAAAAAGACAATCAGATGGCGGCCATAAAGTATGATAGTTTGATGGTTGAGAAGGAAGAAGACAAACTTTTATTGGGAATTAACGTCAGTACATCAAATAAAAAAGATGCGCTTTATAAAAATATCGTGATGAATTATAACAAGGTTTATAATTATATAACGATGGATCTCGGCAAAAAAGATGACGAATTTGGGTACCCAATTATGATTACGGATGCTGACAATTATAAAGATAAAGAAGTCTCTTATTTCCTCGGAATTCCTTTGTCTAAAAAATTCGGTGTTACAGATAATAACTTTAATTTCAGATCGGTAAGTCCAACACAAAACTACGTAATGTATTACCGAGGTACTTACGAAGGAAGAGTTAAAGCGGTGCAACAACTGCTACAAAAAGCTAAAAATGACGAGATGCGTTTCGGAGATATTCGCCAGACTTTTATCGAACGTCCGATGGAAGGCCAGAACGTTAATATGAAGTTGTCTTTATCTGTTTATAAGTAAATTAATTGTATTTATTTCTTTTATAGTTTTTTTAATAGTTTTGGGCTGTCCCACGTCGGTTTTTTTTATTAAATTTGAGGATTAATTCTACAAACAAAATTTAATAATAGATAAACTGTAATAATGGACAGATTTTCATTCCTAAACGCAGCTCATTCTCAATTAATTGAGGATTTATACCAACAGTATTTAAAATTCCCGGACTCTTTAGAACCATCATGGAAATCCTTCTTTCAAGGATTCGATTTTGCTTTGGAGAACTACGGTGAAGGCGATAACGTTCAATATATCCAAGCTCCGGCTAACGCTGCTCCGGCAGTTCAGCAAATTTCTCAGGCAGCCGCTAACGGCGAAGTTCCTGAGCATATCAAAAAAGAATTTAAAGTTGTAAACCTTATTGAGGCTTACAGAACGAGAGGGCATTTGTTTACAAAAACAAACCCGGTTAGAGAAAGAAGACATTACACTCCGACTTTAGATATCGAAAATTTCGGTCTTGATAAATCAGACTTAAA harbors:
- a CDS encoding ATP-grasp domain-containing protein; translation: MEEKTIVCISCYYKGYDFMEEMKKLGNKIILVTSENLKEKNWPWEAIDEVFYMPELKPSVWNLDHLVQGFSHLMQTRKVDAVIALDDYDVEKAALIRETFRIPGMGQTTHRYFRDKLAMRQKAKDSGINVPEFTSVFNNDEVNRFVDKVPGPWVLKPRSEASASGIKKITNREQLWEALNELGEERHLFLLESFKPGDVYHVDSLTFNKDIVFTSASKYLAPPMEVSHEGGVFRTKTLGRYSDEFKALDDVNAKVLSSFGLIYGATHTEFIRSKDDGKYYFLETSSRVGGAHIPDLVEASSNINIWREWAKIEDALLKGKKYEVSKPTGYYSGLIIALIKDREPDYNEFECEEVVKFLPIDYHVGIVYKSNDATIVQERLDRAAEKIHAELLNILPPKSKPSS
- a CDS encoding leucyl aminopeptidase family protein, encoding MKLINKKNRTYTQVFQLFTEEEWTKIGKNFNKNISAFFTGKKNEIFVNAHEEGITYFIGLGKSSLQNFEIQQVANKFSQTQKKNLQAVPTLVLADFLNEKQFEEFAKGLLIGTYNYPFEKSHPFWNTKFEIHFENASQKKLDSISAKAEALCNGQVACQDWLNKPANLKNPDIFNLYLKNLAKKHELKYTVFNRKKCEELGLGAYLSVNQGSAYDAAFTILEYKTTAKNAKTIGLVGKCVLFDTGGISLKNPDNMHYMKSDMGGATAVLGTLIYAAEMELPVNIVAILPITDNAISENAFLPSDVITAYNGKTIEVLNTDAEGRMILADGLSYMAKNYKTDLMIDLATLTGSSVRMFGDTCGAMFSNNEELKNLLIKTGDKTNQRLWNLPLWDIWKDDIQSDVADMKNISMKPIGDCIIAAKFLEQFIENHPKWAHLDIAGVAFGNVGYAKEKAATGFGVQLLADLIENYH
- a CDS encoding alpha/beta hydrolase yields the protein MKFELYTEESDDRPIYITGNFNKWNPKDYSYQLTQQDPHRYSIEIDDQILPSVVEYKFTKGGWENVELDKYGSITPNRKINKSVGKTSDIIEKWRLNWGPFKKEFFPIVEIISEKFYIPQLERYRKVWALLPYDYYTSKKSYPVLYLQDAQNLFNEGSGYGNWEIDKKLSILAEYGRGDMIVIAIEHGSEERIKEYIFDNDNVANGSEGKKYIRFIADTLKPYVDENYRTKKDRDNTGIGGSSLGALISIYSGFLYPEVYSKLLIFSPSLWVEPNNNFPMMNFRTPFKTKIYLYGGAQEGSKMVKRIYVFEEYLKRWEKKNLFDFEFRTNINPEGTHNEFYWSQEFPRAIEWLFYDNRENPVEVKPQQKSIKN
- the glgB gene encoding 1,4-alpha-glucan branching protein GlgB, yielding MNSVKTYTLFTEHDVYLFKEGKHYKLYDKFGAHSVEKDGIQGVYFSVWAPNAKKVSVIGNFNNWNDKDHILFPRWDESGIWEGFIAGLTWGTLYKYAIETPRGEILEKSDPYALSWEQNIQAASLVSTTWYEWKDKEWLKNRWKKNSLNAPISVYEMHLASWLREGDDPKRFLNYREIAKKLVPYIKEMGFTHVEFMPVMEYPYDPSWGYQITGFYAATSRFGSPQDLMFLINELHNNDIGVILDWVPSHFPGDANGLYRFDGSYLYEHEDPRKGFHPDWKSYIFNYGRNEVKSFLISNAMFWLERYHADGLRVDAVTSMLHLDYSRNEGEWEPNIYGENVNLEAKAFLQEFNTAVYKEFGDNIITIAEESSDFPMLTKPVHDGGVGFGMKWMMGWMHDTLDYFKVEHADRKFSHHKLTFASMYMYNENYMMPLSHDEVVHGKASLIYKMVGDEWQKFANLRVLYVYMFTHPGAKLLFMGDEFGQTSEWNFTQSLDWHLLEHPIHKGLQTLVKDLNHIYRYETAFYENQFDKSGFEWVEADDLENSVITYLRKGKKKDDVFMVVLNLTPKVLDYKIGINAGTHWEVVFNSDDERYNGSGVKPEIIKEQSEPWMNRPNSIILKLPPLAGVVLKMKKDKKYKLHRIKLHKR
- a CDS encoding glycogen synthase translates to MIIYHLSTECYPVAKVGGLADVVGALPKYQNKINDVDAKVVMPWYNKAFVYDHEFDIVFDGFIHQGPDMLQVQVFKEKTDVLGFELYMVRIPGLLDRDNPYGYQDESYQFLAFQHGVLHWLSAMKIRPDVLHCHDYHTGLVPFMIEHCPDFEFLKGVKTIGTIHNGEYQGMMSWNMANYMPAFDSYKWGLMDWNGYMNPLASMIKCSSAFTTVSAGYLEELFVSFRGLESLVREEFGKAYGIINGIDTEVWDPETDPMLDFNFNVKNAIQQKKKNKEKLCKEYGLKPELPLFAFIGRFATEKGADLLPDVVWKSIKQSYGALNIMVLGSGNSYIENKLKEYDYTYSNFALDLGYKEHLSHQIYASADFLLMPSRVEPCGLNQMYSMRYGTIPVVRYIGGLKDTVEDISTGGAGINFAYPGVDDIVHAMNRGLSIYNEKDVMENLIHANMNFDFAWEKSAEKYIALYTN
- a CDS encoding glucose-1-phosphate adenylyltransferase, whose protein sequence is MNHNVISIVLGGGRGTRLFPLTYTRSKPAVPIAGKYRLVDIPISNCLNSGLNKILVLTQFNSASLNSHIKNSYHFDIFSKGFVDILAAEQNVENESWYQGTADAVRQSMKHLEKYDYEYILILSGDQLYQMDFKEMLDFHIEKGGDVTIATIPVNAKDATGFGILSSDDEGNITSFVEKPDYDILDSLKSEVSEKNKGAGKEYLASMGIYIFTKTILKKMFEDGAGDDFGKDIIPNSIGKYTTLSYQFEGYWTDIGTIESFYEANIDLCQDFPQFNLFSSSPIYTRARMLPPSKINGSYVSKAVFGDGCIIMADKIENSVIGNRTRIDKGSTIVNSYVMGADFYQSTTEIVINDRKGRPNMGIGKYCYIEKAILDKNCYIGDNVRIIGGKHLPDGDFGTHSVQDGIVVVKKGAIVPPGTHIG
- a CDS encoding SRPBCC domain-containing protein: MRFFKIIAIVAILLGGAYAASMYYFVDESKSFKIEKEVDYPVEKVFSQFNNLQNFTRWNNFFKSSKSIDIDYYTPYEGQGSSISYVDPKNDTDGEMFIRYENPNKTLRYQLFEDRNENPTLVDVKFKAVSAEKTKIIWNVHTPKLSVWKRVENFWTEDRFAENINNSMTTLKNVLGNKVEKDNQMAAIKYDSLMVEKEEDKLLLGINVSTSNKKDALYKNIVMNYNKVYNYITMDLGKKDDEFGYPIMITDADNYKDKEVSYFLGIPLSKKFGVTDNNFNFRSVSPTQNYVMYYRGTYEGRVKAVQQLLQKAKNDEMRFGDIRQTFIERPMEGQNVNMKLSLSVYK